GGGAAACTCCATTTTTGTAGCATCTCGAAGTCTACATCCCAAATCCAGCTTATATCCTGGCCGTCGGGAATCCGATCGTTTAAAACCAGGTATAGCGGCCCCTTCCGTGAGGATCCGATGACCGTCCGCAGGGATTCGTTAAAGCCAGCCGGATTTTTTGATAGGAGAATTTTTACTCCTCTAATTTCTTCACTCCTTCCAAACGCCGGTTCAAATTTAGAAAAATCCGGATTTTTGATTCCCAGCTCTTCGGCTGCGAGCTTTGCTGCCAGAACATTATAGAAATTATATGTGCCTTCCAGTCCTTCGACCCTCTCAGTTTCCTTGATATTTAAATCGTTGATATTTAAATCGTTTTTCGGATGTCTCAAGCCGCACTTAGGACACTGCCATTCACCCAAATGTGACAGGTAGGTTCCCGCAAATTCCAGCCGGCTGCCGCATTTGGGACAATAAATCGAATCGGTAGCATGCTGCATTTCCGGCAAGTAGTATTTTTTATCACCCAGCCCGAAGTACCTCACTTCGCCGGAGTAGTTTTTCCCGATCCAGGCCAACTGCGGGTCATCCGCGTTGACTATTAAGGTATTTTCATAAAGGGCCAGGGCCGCCTGCCACCTTTTGGCAACCGTATCTACTTCGCCGTAACGGTCCAGCTGATCGCGGAAAAGATTAAGAAGAATAATTATCTGCGGACTAACCTGTTCCAAAACCAACGGCAAATTATTTTCATCAACCTCTAAAAGATAATATTTTCCCGACCTTTGCTGGAGAATACTGCCGGCGATGCCATTAAGGAGATTGGCACCGCTGCTATTAATAACTGTCCTTTTTTCCCCCAAGACGCTTCGTAAAAACTTAGTGGTCGTAGTCTTGCCGTTTGTCCCGGCAATTAGAATAATCTTGGCCTCTTTGGGCAGGAGCTTCGGCAATAGCTGCGGGTCAATTTTTAACGCCACTTCCCCGGCCCAGGTTACCCCGGCTCCCAAACCGAAAGTTTTACTAAGAAGAGAGACGGTCTTTCCGGAAAATATCGCCAAAGAGGTTTGCATGCCCATACATTCTACATCCTCAGCTCTACATTTGTCGCAACAGCTTAATCCTTTCCGCAATCGGCGGATGAGTGTCAAACAGTCCGGCCAAAAATGAAGTCACGCTCTTTCCTTTAAAAGGATTGACGATAAACAAATGAGCCGTAGCATTATTGGCAAATTTTGCCGGCGTCCGGTCAGCGGAGATTTTTTCCAAAGCGGAAGCCAGCCCTTCAGGATCGGAAGTTATCTTTGCTCCGGAAGCATCCGCCGCAAATTCCCGGCGGCGCGATATTGCCAGTTGAATGATTGTCGCTACTATCGGCGATAAAATCGCCAGAACCAAACCGATAATCACAAAAATCATCTCTGAGCCATTACCGCGGTTATCCCGATTATCCTGAAACCACAGGCTTCTCATAAACCAGTCTGCCAACATAGAAACAAAACCAACAAGAATTGCCGTTACCGCCATCAGTCTGGTATCAAAGTTTTTGACATGAGAAAGTTCATGGCCAATCACCCCTTCCATTTCCGACCGGTTTAATTTCTCCCGCAAGCCGTAAGTAATGGCAATCGCCGCGTGCTTGGGATCCCGACCGGTAGCAAAAGCGTTCGGAGAAGCGTCGGCAATCGCGTAAACCTTGGGCATGGGCAGATTTGCTTTTTGAGCCACGTCTGAAACAACTTCATAAAGCTTCGGGTCCTGCTCCCGGCTAACCGGTTTGGCTCCGGAAATAGCCAGCACCATTCTGTCGGAAAAATAATAACTAAAAAAGGCAAAGACTCCGGAGATAACCAGGGCAGGCCCCACAAAACTTGCTCCGTAACCGGCCAGTTTGCCAAAAGCAAAAGCCACCGCCGCGGCAAAAGCGACCAGGATTCCCATCATCAGCCAGGTTTTTTCAATGCTATTCATGTTCTTTTGTGTAGCCAGGATATTATCTCCCGATAGTCCAGAGTATTAACAATGTTTTTAGCCTCAGCCCAACCGCGGCGGGCCACCGCTATGCCATAAGGCATCATTAATAGTCCGTCCTTGTTATGAGCATCCGTTCCCAGGCTTAACTTTACTCCCCGCTTAACCGCTTCTCTTACTAAAGTATCCGGAAGATCCAGGCGGTTTGGGTAGGCATTAATTTCCAGGGCTTTATCGTGTTCCAGACAAAAACTGAATATTTGATCCCAATCCAACTCATAACCCTCGCGCGCTCCCAATAATCGGCCGGTCGGATGAGCCAAGATTCGGGCAACCGGATTAGATAAGCCTTTCAGAACTCGCCCGGTCATTTCTGCCTTGTTCATGTTAAAAGAGGAGTGTATCGACACCAGGCAACCATCAAGTCCATCTAAGGCTTCCTGAGGCACGGGAAGCTCGCCCGAAGGAAGAATATCTACTTCGAGTAATTTTATTACTCTACACCCTTTTGTTGAGTAATTAATGTGATCAATAAGTTCATTTCGCTTATGCAGGCGCTCTTCCATCTCTTTCGGGGAATTTTTGGCTTGACTCGGGTTATGGTCGCTAATCCCGATATACCCATAACCCAGCTTTTCCCCTATTTCTCTCATAACCTTTACCGAATCTTCCCCGCTGTCATGACTGGTTTCCTCTAAATCGCTGGAATGCATTTGCAAATCTCCCTTAATATCCTTCAGTTCAACCAGCTTTGGCAGTTTGTGCTTCAAAGCCGCCTCAATCTCGTCAGTATCCTCCCGCAGCTCCGGCGGAATCCAGTCCATACCGAGAAATTTATAAAACTCTTCTTCGGTTTTGAACCGGTGAATCTTCCCGGATTTAAGCTCTTTAGTGCCGTATTCTGAAAGCGAGAGTCCCTTTTTGAGCGCAAAATCCCGCAGTTTTATATTGTGATACTTCGATCCGGTAAAATATTGCAGCATGGCTCCATATTCTTCCGGTTTTGCCACCCGCAAATCTGCCTGGCGGCCGGCAGAAAGCAGAATCGAGGCTCCGGTCGGCCCTTTTTCCACTAGCCCTGAGGCCCCAGGATAGGCCACAAAAGCTTTTATTACCTCTTCCGGATACTCGGTGGCCACCGCCAGATCCACATCCCCAATCGTGGCCACCCGACGCCGTAAACTGCCTAATTTATCTATCCTGCCAACCTGCGGCTCTGCTTTCTTACTTATGTAGCTGATTATTTCTTCTGCCAGCTCATCCGCCTCCGGCAAAACCATCCTTTTCTCTTTAATAGCACCATGGCGATACCGTTCGATGTTGGTCAAAATATCCAGCTCGCTTTTTTCCCCAAAACCCTCGATTTTGGCAATTTTATGTTCTTTGGCTGCTTTTTCCAGCTCGTCAACGGGACTCTTCTCTTTTAACTTTAAACTTTCAACTAATATTTCTGCTCTTTTGGGTCCCAGGCCCGGAACATCCAATAACGGAAAAACTGCCGGGTTAACTTTCTTTAGAACCTGCTCAAAATGTTTAGATTTACCCGTCTTAAACAGCTCGTCCAAATGTTCCCGGATAGAAGCGCCCAAGCCTGGCACGCTATCCAGTTTCCCGTCTTCCCAAAGATCTTTTAACTCCGAAGTAGCGTGTTCGACAGCCGTAGCTGCGTTGTCGTAAGCGATAATTTTGAATCTGTTTTCGCCGAGGATAGTGTAGGCAGCCGCAATTTTGCGAAGCAAGCGGGCTATTTCAATATTCCCCATAGTTTGATAATATTGTAACACGGTTTGGGGTTGTAGCGCAGTTTGGTTAGCGCGTCTCCCTGTCACGGAGAAGGTCGCGGGTCCGAGTCCCGTCAACCCCGCAAACTGCCCCAAACTTCTGCCCGGAAGGAAGTGAAGAAATGTTTGATAATCTTCGAAAATTTATCGATGACCTGGATTTGAACGAATCTATTGTCAGCATGCTTCTGGGAGCTCTAATTGTTATCCTGATAGGCATTCTTGCCTACGGCTATTTCCGCAACCATCAGCCTAACTCCACCATGGAAAATCCCCAGAATCAGGAGGAACAAGCCGGAGAGCTGGCCACGCCGTCAGCCACGGTCGCTTTGCCAACAACTCATGTCGTGGAGAACGGAGAAAGTCTCTGGTCTATCGCCGAAAGGTATTATTCCAGCGGCTACAACTGGCAGGATATTGCCAAAGCCAACAACCTGACTAATCCCAGTGAGATCGAACCGGGCCAGAAGCTAACCATCCCCAAGGTCGAGGTGCGGGAGCCGCAGACAACCAACACTGCTTTAGAACAAACCGTGACCCCGGCGAACTCGATCACGGGCAATTCCTACACGGTGGTTCATGGTGACAATTTGTGGGATATCGCGGTTCGGGCTTATGGCGACGGGTTCAAGTGGACTCAAATCGCTCAGGCCAATCATCTGGCCAACCCGGAAATAATTCATGCCGGGAATGTCTTTACCATCCCGCGGTAGTGGTATAATTTTCTCAAATTGCGGGATTAGTACACCGGTAGTATGCTACCTTCCCAAGGTAGAGAAGGGGGTTCAATTCCCCTATCCCGCTCTTATGTTAACCCTTATTCTTGGCGGCGGGTCATTTAAGAACAAGGCTTGGGTAGAAGAAATGGCCCAAACTTTGGGCGCTACGCCGCAATTCTACGACTATTGGAGCGAGCAAAAGGATTCGGGTTTGGATTTCGATCTCGAAACAAATAAAGCCCTAAAAACCCTTGGGGGCCAACCCTACAACCTCCTTATTAAGTCTGTCGGGTCTCTTCTGGGCATGCGAGTTCTGGAAAAAGCCGGCGGTAAGGTGAACAAAATTATTATTTGCGGCTTTCCCCTGCACGACTTTCCCTCGGAAGAACTGGAAAGATATAAAGTTCTCAATAGTTTCCCCGTAGAAAAAATCAGATGTTTCCAAAACAATGCTGATCCTCATGGGTCATACCAGGAGGCCAAGACTTTCCTGGCTAAAATTAATCCTGACATCCAAATTGTCGAAAAAATTGGCGACAACCACAATTATCCGTATCCAGAAGATTTCCAGGCATTTCTTTCAGAAGGATAGAGTTAATGAATCCGCAACATCGGCTACTTTTAGACGAAATTAAAAAACACCAGGGTAAGCCGGCGAAGCACAAAAATACAAACAATTATGCCGGAACAACCAGCTTTGAGTATCATGTTTCCAACCCGGTTAAATGGAAAATAGCCAAAGATTGGGCGGCAAAAAATACGACGATATCGCCTGATAACTTTCTTCTGATTCTGGACTCCCTAAACACTGGGAAATCGCATGAGGAAAAAAGTTTAGTCGGCTGCCTACTCGCAACTTTTCCTAAACTTCGGTCTCAAATTAAGCCGATATCTTTAGACAAATGGCTAAACAATGTTCACGGTTGGGCTGAAGTGGATAATCTTTGCCAAAATAATTTTCAACACCAGAATTTTTTTGCGGATTGGCCTGCTTGGGAAAAAACGATTCGTAATTTTTCCAAAGACAAAAATGTCCACAAACGCCGGGCAAGTTTGGTTTTGCTTACCGGACCGGTTAGTCATTCATCCGACCCCTGCTTTTCAGTATTGGCTTTAGAAAATATTGACCGTCTTAAAGGAGAAAAAGATATTCTTATTACCAAAGCTGTCTCCTGGCTCCTGCGTAGTCTTATTAAAAATCACCATGAGGATGTCGAAAAATATTTGGAGAAAAACAAAGATGTTCTGCCCAGAATCGCCATTCGCGAAACAGAAAATAAACTTAAATCCGGCCGGAAATCCGGCAAATAATAATCGATGCTTTATAAAGCCATTTCTCTCAAACAACCCTGGGCGAATTTGGTAGCGAGCAGCAAGAAAAAAATTGAAACGAGAAAATGGGGAACAAAATATCGCGGCGATTTGGTCATCTGCTCTTCAAAGTTCCCAAGTACTCCAGAACCTGCAGGATATGCCTTGTGTATCGCGGAGTTGTATCATGTCGAGCCGATGAAAAAGATTCACGAAAAAGATGCCTGTATTAAAGTTTATCCCCGCGCCCACGCCTGGTTTTTGCGCAATATCCGGCCGATTAATCCGCCAATCCCCGTCAAGGGCCAGTTGGGAATTTTTGATGTTGAATTAGATCTTTAAGCCTCTCTAAACTGGTGTCATCCAAAATCGAAACCGGGGTAATTTTCTTCTTTAGCTTTTTGAAAGCCGGATTATTTGCCAAGTCAGCCTTGGTCATGAGAATTATCTCCTGTTTATTTAGCAGTTCGGGATTATATTGTTTCAGTTCCTGGCGGATTGTATTGTAGTCAGCCA
The Patescibacteria group bacterium genome window above contains:
- a CDS encoding MurT ligase domain-containing protein; this encodes MGMQTSLAIFSGKTVSLLSKTFGLGAGVTWAGEVALKIDPQLLPKLLPKEAKIILIAGTNGKTTTTKFLRSVLGEKRTVINSSGANLLNGIAGSILQQRSGKYYLLEVDENNLPLVLEQVSPQIIILLNLFRDQLDRYGEVDTVAKRWQAALALYENTLIVNADDPQLAWIGKNYSGEVRYFGLGDKKYYLPEMQHATDSIYCPKCGSRLEFAGTYLSHLGEWQCPKCGLRHPKNDLNINDLNIKETERVEGLEGTYNFYNVLAAKLAAEELGIKNPDFSKFEPAFGRSEEIRGVKILLSKNPAGFNESLRTVIGSSRKGPLYLVLNDRIPDGQDISWIWDVDFEMLQKWSFPINVGGDRVYDLALRLKYAGINSDLLRIHTDLKEGLKDAVWVLATYSAMLEVRKILTGRKIL
- a CDS encoding M48 family metalloprotease, with amino-acid sequence MNSIEKTWLMMGILVAFAAAVAFAFGKLAGYGASFVGPALVISGVFAFFSYYFSDRMVLAISGAKPVSREQDPKLYEVVSDVAQKANLPMPKVYAIADASPNAFATGRDPKHAAIAITYGLREKLNRSEMEGVIGHELSHVKNFDTRLMAVTAILVGFVSMLADWFMRSLWFQDNRDNRGNGSEMIFVIIGLVLAILSPIVATIIQLAISRRREFAADASGAKITSDPEGLASALEKISADRTPAKFANNATAHLFIVNPFKGKSVTSFLAGLFDTHPPIAERIKLLRQM
- the polX gene encoding DNA polymerase/3'-5' exonuclease PolX, producing the protein MGNIEIARLLRKIAAAYTILGENRFKIIAYDNAATAVEHATSELKDLWEDGKLDSVPGLGASIREHLDELFKTGKSKHFEQVLKKVNPAVFPLLDVPGLGPKRAEILVESLKLKEKSPVDELEKAAKEHKIAKIEGFGEKSELDILTNIERYRHGAIKEKRMVLPEADELAEEIISYISKKAEPQVGRIDKLGSLRRRVATIGDVDLAVATEYPEEVIKAFVAYPGASGLVEKGPTGASILLSAGRQADLRVAKPEEYGAMLQYFTGSKYHNIKLRDFALKKGLSLSEYGTKELKSGKIHRFKTEEEFYKFLGMDWIPPELREDTDEIEAALKHKLPKLVELKDIKGDLQMHSSDLEETSHDSGEDSVKVMREIGEKLGYGYIGISDHNPSQAKNSPKEMEERLHKRNELIDHINYSTKGCRVIKLLEVDILPSGELPVPQEALDGLDGCLVSIHSSFNMNKAEMTGRVLKGLSNPVARILAHPTGRLLGAREGYELDWDQIFSFCLEHDKALEINAYPNRLDLPDTLVREAVKRGVKLSLGTDAHNKDGLLMMPYGIAVARRGWAEAKNIVNTLDYREIISWLHKRT
- a CDS encoding LysM peptidoglycan-binding domain-containing protein, coding for MFDNLRKFIDDLDLNESIVSMLLGALIVILIGILAYGYFRNHQPNSTMENPQNQEEQAGELATPSATVALPTTHVVENGESLWSIAERYYSSGYNWQDIAKANNLTNPSEIEPGQKLTIPKVEVREPQTTNTALEQTVTPANSITGNSYTVVHGDNLWDIAVRAYGDGFKWTQIAQANHLANPEIIHAGNVFTIPR
- a CDS encoding DNA alkylation repair protein, translated to MNPQHRLLLDEIKKHQGKPAKHKNTNNYAGTTSFEYHVSNPVKWKIAKDWAAKNTTISPDNFLLILDSLNTGKSHEEKSLVGCLLATFPKLRSQIKPISLDKWLNNVHGWAEVDNLCQNNFQHQNFFADWPAWEKTIRNFSKDKNVHKRRASLVLLTGPVSHSSDPCFSVLALENIDRLKGEKDILITKAVSWLLRSLIKNHHEDVEKYLEKNKDVLPRIAIRETENKLKSGRKSGK
- a CDS encoding ASCH domain-containing protein, with translation MLYKAISLKQPWANLVASSKKKIETRKWGTKYRGDLVICSSKFPSTPEPAGYALCIAELYHVEPMKKIHEKDACIKVYPRAHAWFLRNIRPINPPIPVKGQLGIFDVELDL